The Deinococcus wulumuqiensis R12 genome has a window encoding:
- a CDS encoding ABC transporter permease → MINFIVRRLIQIPLVMLVLSLLLVGVTQLLTPEQRAAPYIRGDNQASRIEQIIEQRGLRDPFPVQYGRWASGAVQGDLGFSRASGKDVIETIKERLPNTIELTLLTAIPILLLSVWLGSLSALNKDKFIDQVLRVLTILGYSLPTFVLGIVLLAVFYAYLGWLPGAGQLEVINQFAVSDMKRYTGMLSVDAMLNGRWNVAWDALRHMILPAATLAIVSSADIIKVMRNSMLDVLSSDYIRTARAKGLTPGVVNRKHARRNALLPIITLGGLLVINLLSGSLITETIFAYPGIGQWVVQSALQIDLAGVLGFALLSALIVVVMNTLVDILYGIVDPRVRFD, encoded by the coding sequence ATGATCAATTTCATTGTCAGACGACTGATCCAGATCCCGCTGGTGATGCTGGTGCTGTCGCTGCTGCTGGTGGGAGTGACACAACTTCTTACGCCAGAGCAGCGGGCGGCCCCCTACATCCGTGGTGACAACCAGGCTTCGCGTATCGAGCAGATTATCGAGCAGCGCGGCCTGAGAGACCCCTTTCCTGTCCAGTACGGTCGCTGGGCCAGCGGCGCAGTCCAGGGTGACCTGGGCTTTTCGCGGGCGAGCGGCAAAGACGTCATCGAAACCATCAAGGAGCGGCTGCCCAACACCATTGAGCTGACGCTGCTCACCGCCATTCCGATTCTGCTGCTCAGCGTGTGGCTGGGGTCGCTCAGCGCCCTGAACAAGGACAAGTTCATCGACCAGGTGCTGCGCGTGCTGACCATCCTGGGCTACAGCCTGCCGACCTTCGTGCTGGGCATCGTGCTGCTGGCAGTCTTTTACGCTTATCTGGGCTGGCTGCCGGGCGCCGGGCAACTGGAGGTCATCAACCAGTTCGCGGTGTCCGACATGAAGCGCTACACCGGCATGCTGTCGGTGGACGCCATGCTCAACGGGCGCTGGAACGTGGCCTGGGACGCCCTGCGGCACATGATCCTGCCCGCCGCCACCCTGGCAATCGTCAGCAGCGCCGACATCATCAAGGTGATGCGCAATTCCATGCTGGACGTGCTGAGCAGCGACTACATCCGCACCGCCCGCGCCAAGGGGCTGACCCCCGGCGTGGTCAACCGCAAGCACGCCCGGCGCAACGCCCTGCTGCCGATCATCACCCTCGGCGGCCTGCTGGTCATCAACCTGCTCAGCGGCTCGCTGATTACCGAAACCATCTTCGCTTACCCCGGTATCGGGCAGTGGGTGGTGCAGTCGGCACTCCAGATCGACCTCGCGGGCGTGCTGGGCTTCGCGCTGCTTTCCGCCCTGATCGTGGTCGTTATGAACACTCTGGTCGACATCCTCTACGGCATCGTCGACCCCCGCGTGAGGTTTGACTGA
- a CDS encoding ABC transporter substrate-binding protein — MKKVALLSTLLLAGSALAASPKDTLVLQYGSDVPTLDPGVAYDTASGEMIENMYETLVGYKGNSLKTLEPVLATKWTASNGGKTYTFDLRKNVKFHSGAVMTCTDAEYTFERNLVTNSAESGNWFIAESLLGTQSNANDDKNVTWAKIDKSVECNSKGQLVFTLPKVDPAFLAKLAYAGQSIVEKKYNAGIGEWDGTEKTWKSWVGKDLTGSNLSKKPNGTGPYRLVKQDANNLLFQAFGGYWGKAPTIKNVIRQKVTEIAPRQQAFLRGDADVIEGGGRNVDEAQIKGKPGVAWVDNLPNTTSTVIFMNQNIKATNLLGSGKLDGKGIPANFFKDANLRRAFSYSFNYQQYIADVQKGKGKQRTMALPDSFLGYDPKVSTYKFDKAKATQYFKQAWGGNVWKNGFTMTVNYRAGSVPAQTAMEILKRNVEAINPKFRINIQPKQWSEMLSASKKGEEAMVMIGWAPDYADPDNFIYTFYASDGFYSPRSNFKDASIDKWVKQARATVNTAERSRLYSLVGKRAYEQAPYILVPGGVNYTFYRNNIVGVSASTYNPMTSGTLGVLWKDLSKK, encoded by the coding sequence ATGAAAAAAGTTGCACTTCTCAGCACCCTTCTTCTCGCCGGAAGCGCCCTCGCGGCCTCGCCCAAAGACACCCTGGTCCTTCAGTACGGCTCCGACGTTCCCACCCTCGACCCCGGCGTGGCCTACGACACCGCCTCGGGCGAAATGATCGAAAACATGTACGAGACGCTCGTGGGGTACAAGGGCAACTCGCTCAAGACCCTCGAACCCGTGCTGGCGACCAAGTGGACGGCCAGCAACGGCGGCAAGACCTACACCTTCGACCTGCGCAAGAACGTCAAGTTCCACTCCGGCGCGGTCATGACCTGCACCGATGCCGAGTACACCTTCGAGCGCAACCTGGTGACCAACTCCGCCGAGTCGGGCAACTGGTTTATCGCCGAGTCGCTGCTGGGCACCCAGAGCAACGCCAATGACGACAAGAACGTCACCTGGGCCAAAATCGACAAGTCCGTGGAGTGCAACAGCAAGGGCCAGCTCGTCTTTACCCTGCCCAAGGTGGACCCGGCGTTCCTCGCCAAGCTCGCCTACGCGGGCCAGAGCATCGTCGAGAAAAAATACAACGCGGGCATCGGCGAGTGGGACGGCACCGAAAAGACCTGGAAAAGCTGGGTCGGCAAGGACCTGACCGGCTCCAACCTGTCGAAAAAGCCCAACGGCACCGGCCCCTACCGCCTCGTCAAGCAGGACGCCAACAACCTGCTGTTTCAGGCCTTTGGCGGCTACTGGGGCAAGGCTCCGACCATCAAGAACGTGATTCGCCAGAAGGTGACCGAAATCGCGCCCCGTCAGCAGGCCTTCCTGCGCGGTGACGCCGACGTGATCGAGGGCGGCGGGCGCAACGTGGACGAGGCGCAGATCAAGGGCAAGCCCGGCGTGGCCTGGGTGGACAACCTGCCCAACACCACCTCCACTGTCATCTTCATGAACCAGAACATCAAGGCGACGAACCTGCTGGGCAGCGGCAAGCTCGACGGCAAGGGCATCCCGGCCAACTTCTTCAAGGATGCCAACCTGCGCCGCGCCTTCTCGTACTCCTTCAACTACCAGCAGTACATTGCCGACGTGCAAAAGGGCAAGGGCAAGCAGCGCACCATGGCCCTGCCCGACTCGTTCCTGGGCTACGACCCCAAGGTCAGCACCTACAAGTTTGACAAGGCCAAGGCCACGCAGTACTTCAAGCAGGCCTGGGGCGGCAACGTCTGGAAAAACGGCTTCACCATGACCGTCAACTACCGCGCCGGCAGTGTGCCCGCGCAGACGGCGATGGAAATCCTCAAGCGCAACGTCGAAGCCATCAACCCCAAGTTCCGAATCAACATCCAGCCCAAGCAGTGGAGCGAAATGCTCTCGGCCTCCAAGAAGGGCGAAGAAGCGATGGTCATGATCGGCTGGGCGCCCGACTACGCCGACCCCGACAACTTCATCTACACCTTCTACGCGTCCGACGGCTTCTACAGCCCCCGCAGCAACTTCAAGGACGCCAGCATCGACAAGTGGGTCAAGCAGGCCCGCGCCACCGTGAACACCGCCGAGCGCAGCCGCCTGTACAGCCTGGTCGGCAAGCGTGCCTACGAGCAGGCCCCCTACATCCTGGTGCCCGGCGGCGTGAACTACACCTTCTACCGCAACAACATCGTGGGCGTCAGCGCGAGCACCTACAACCCCATGACCTCGGGCACCCTGGGCGTGCTCTGGAAGGACCTGAGCAAGAAGTAA
- a CDS encoding ABC transporter permease: MASVTSTPAAPGAAPRGRSFWTSPALRKLRRNPLALSGLFIILLFGLMALFAPLIARPTGNCLRDLGMESQNQIFQPQFALRAMFMAPDECYKMERVSFAQEPAPASTVKDTFAPFGTVNGYNIFYGLVWGTRTALKMSFIIVGITLALGILIGAISGFYGGWVDNLIQRFIDVIYALPPLVLTVTILTILRAKNPGGDPTGPIIFAMCITGWAGYAKVIRGDILKTRQLEYVDAARALGARDLRMILRHVVPNSLTTVFTLAVLALATVPLSVAALSFLGLGFESGYSEWGQLIDFARAWLKPDYWYVLAFPAIFIVLFSLAFNLFGDGLRDALDPKTR, encoded by the coding sequence ATGGCAAGTGTGACTTCGACTCCGGCGGCCCCCGGCGCGGCTCCGCGTGGGCGCAGCTTCTGGACCTCCCCGGCCCTGCGTAAGCTGCGGCGCAACCCGCTCGCGCTGAGCGGCCTGTTCATCATCCTGCTGTTCGGCCTGATGGCGCTGTTCGCGCCCCTGATCGCCCGGCCCACCGGCAACTGCCTGCGTGACCTGGGCATGGAGAGCCAGAACCAGATTTTCCAGCCGCAGTTCGCGCTCAGGGCGATGTTCATGGCGCCCGACGAGTGCTACAAGATGGAACGCGTGAGCTTCGCGCAGGAACCGGCCCCGGCCAGCACGGTCAAGGACACGTTCGCGCCGTTCGGCACCGTCAACGGCTACAACATCTTCTACGGCCTGGTCTGGGGCACACGCACGGCCCTCAAGATGTCGTTCATCATCGTGGGCATCACCCTGGCGCTCGGCATCCTCATCGGCGCGATCAGCGGCTTTTACGGCGGCTGGGTGGACAACCTGATTCAGCGCTTCATCGACGTGATCTACGCTCTGCCCCCGCTGGTGCTGACCGTGACCATCCTGACCATCCTGCGGGCCAAGAATCCGGGCGGCGACCCCACCGGCCCCATCATCTTCGCCATGTGCATCACCGGCTGGGCGGGCTACGCCAAGGTGATTCGCGGCGACATCCTCAAGACCCGGCAACTGGAATACGTGGACGCCGCCCGCGCCCTGGGCGCCCGCGACCTGCGCATGATTCTGCGCCATGTGGTGCCCAACTCGCTGACCACCGTGTTCACCCTGGCGGTGCTGGCGCTCGCCACCGTGCCGCTCAGCGTGGCCGCGCTGTCCTTCCTGGGTCTGGGCTTCGAGTCCGGCTACAGCGAGTGGGGGCAGCTCATCGACTTTGCCCGCGCCTGGCTCAAGCCGGACTACTGGTACGTGCTGGCGTTCCCGGCCATCTTCATCGTGCTGTTCAGCCTCGCCTTCAACCTGTTCGGCGACGGCCTGCGCGACGCGCTCGACCCCAAAACACGGTGA